In the Halobellus sp. MBLA0158 genome, one interval contains:
- a CDS encoding PadR family transcriptional regulator: MEAGSGVGDDTTPREVIHFITQQTRFSLISDILAHPQQLPSMYELEELNPSVSDATVYKHIQKLIDAGIVTEVALDDDQHRQGYPWKFYGLTEDGREFLETHNLLAAEETLQQIYDTIADKPEKIVKYENAPRPDAV; the protein is encoded by the coding sequence ATGGAGGCTGGTTCGGGTGTCGGTGACGACACGACACCACGGGAAGTCATCCACTTCATTACACAGCAGACACGGTTTTCGCTTATCAGCGATATTCTCGCTCACCCCCAACAGCTCCCATCGATGTACGAACTCGAGGAGCTCAATCCCAGTGTGAGCGATGCGACCGTCTACAAGCACATCCAGAAGCTGATCGACGCCGGCATCGTCACGGAGGTCGCCCTGGACGACGACCAGCACCGGCAGGGGTATCCCTGGAAGTTCTACGGCCTCACCGAAGACGGCCGCGAGTTCTTGGAGACGCACAATCTGCTCGCCGCTGAAGAGACGCTTCAGCAGATCTACGACACCATCGCCGATAAGCCCGAGAAGATAGTCAAGTACGAGAACGCGCCCCGTCCGGACGCCGTCTAA